The sequence CACATGAGCTAGCGAAATCGCACTTTCGAGTAGAACGTGAACAGACGTATCAAGAAGATGAATACTACCAACAGATGCGTGGGCTCACACGTTACTATGATGAGTTAGACAGTGAGATTACGCACTTATATAGCCGTTTACACGCTATCCTTCAATTGAGTTTTCCAGAATTGGAACAGCTATTTACGAAACGTTCTGCGCTGTTTTTGAATATCGTACAATTGTATCCACATCCTGATGAAGTGTTAGCCCATTCAAAAACGGTCATTCGCAATCGATTAAAGGCAAACACACGAAAAAATTTGTCTTTAAAACGAGCAGAAGAGAAAGGAATCGCCCTCCTTGAAGCCGCGAAAACTTCCTATCCAGCCATCTCAAGAGATGATGTACGTTGCGAACAAGTCAAAGATTACGCAAGACGCATCGTAGACTTAAAAGAGAGGAAAGAACAGCTTGTAAAGCAGATGGTTGAGC is a genomic window of Bacillus andreraoultii containing:
- a CDS encoding IS110 family RNA-guided transposase; this translates as HELAKSHFRVEREQTYQEDEYYQQMRGLTRYYDELDSEITHLYSRLHAILQLSFPELEQLFTKRSALFLNIVQLYPHPDEVLAHSKTVIRNRLKANTRKNLSLKRAEEKGIALLEAAKTSYPAISRDDVRCEQVKDYARRIVDLKERKEQLVKQMVELSNERTEYHVLLSFPGIGETTAVRIIGELGDIRRFKNHKQLNAYVGIDIMRYQSGNTHYKDKINKRGNNKLRKILFFMIKTMITLRQKTKNHLVEYYDKLKTQPLRKPHKVASIACVNKFLKVAFHLIAHNITYDYEAASTCS